The proteins below are encoded in one region of Metabacillus dongyingensis:
- a CDS encoding ABC transporter ATP-binding protein produces MLKLQHIDVYYGRYQALKNVSMEIGQGELVTILGANGAGKSTLFNTISGLNKVSGGQIIFDEAEIQNKPPHKLVRSGIVQCAEGRKLFSEMSVYENLKMGSYSHRKEREMVKQRLDEIYALFPILFDKRKDAAGSLSGGQQQMLAIGRALMSHPKILLLDEPSLGLAPLIVDQMFKVIEEIHKNGTTIMLAEQNAHAALSISSRGYVMESGQLVMEGSRDELFDNEEIKRAYIGA; encoded by the coding sequence ATGCTGAAGCTGCAACATATTGATGTTTATTACGGCCGCTATCAGGCGCTTAAAAATGTTTCAATGGAGATTGGACAAGGCGAGCTGGTCACGATCCTTGGTGCAAATGGAGCAGGGAAAAGCACTTTATTCAATACAATCTCAGGACTGAATAAAGTTTCAGGAGGACAAATCATATTTGATGAAGCAGAAATCCAGAACAAACCTCCCCATAAGCTGGTCAGATCCGGAATCGTCCAGTGTGCGGAGGGAAGAAAGCTGTTTTCTGAAATGTCCGTTTATGAAAACTTAAAAATGGGAAGCTACAGTCACCGCAAGGAAAGAGAGATGGTCAAACAGCGGCTGGATGAAATTTATGCACTCTTCCCGATTTTGTTTGACAAAAGAAAAGATGCAGCAGGCTCTTTAAGCGGGGGACAGCAGCAGATGCTTGCGATCGGACGGGCACTCATGTCCCATCCGAAAATCCTTCTTCTTGATGAACCATCGCTTGGACTTGCACCGCTTATCGTTGACCAAATGTTCAAAGTCATAGAGGAAATCCATAAAAACGGCACCACCATAATGCTTGCGGAACAAAATGCGCATGCGGCTCTCTCCATCTCTTCAAGAGGATATGTCATGGAAAGCGGACAGCTTGTAATGGAAGGCTCAAGAGATGAACTGTTTGATAACGAAGAGATTAAGCGTGCTTACATAGGCGCATGA
- a CDS encoding ABC transporter ATP-binding protein, producing MLIEINQLTKSFGGLTAVNHVDLAIEQGKITAIIGPNGAGKSTFLNLISGFHSPTSGSIHFEGKDVTRAKPAKMAKLGIGRTFQTTNLFSDSTVIDNVLIGYRLRTKAHLFDGIFNSRREKSEQKACYDKAMEALSFCGIEHLAGEVASSITQESQKRVAIALALATEPKIVLLDEPAAGVNPDETDGLSELILKLKNHGYTVCFIEHKMKMVMSLADKVMVLNHGKKIAEGLPRDIQSDPNVIEAYLGGHAYAEAATY from the coding sequence ATGCTGATCGAGATTAATCAATTGACTAAATCCTTTGGCGGTCTAACGGCAGTGAATCACGTTGATCTTGCGATTGAACAAGGTAAGATTACCGCCATTATCGGTCCAAATGGCGCAGGGAAATCCACATTTCTGAACTTGATCAGCGGCTTTCATTCCCCTACGTCAGGAAGCATTCATTTTGAAGGAAAAGATGTGACCAGAGCCAAACCCGCAAAAATGGCGAAGCTTGGAATCGGCAGAACGTTTCAAACGACGAATTTATTTTCAGATTCAACGGTTATTGATAACGTTTTGATCGGCTACCGCCTCCGTACGAAAGCGCATCTGTTCGATGGCATTTTTAACAGCAGGAGAGAGAAATCAGAACAAAAAGCGTGTTATGACAAAGCGATGGAAGCTCTTTCTTTCTGCGGAATTGAACATTTGGCGGGAGAGGTAGCATCCTCTATTACCCAAGAATCGCAAAAGAGGGTTGCCATTGCTCTGGCGCTTGCCACTGAACCGAAGATCGTGCTGCTGGATGAGCCGGCAGCAGGTGTGAACCCTGATGAGACGGATGGATTGTCAGAACTCATTCTTAAGCTGAAAAACCACGGCTATACCGTCTGTTTCATCGAACACAAGATGAAGATGGTCATGAGTCTCGCTGATAAAGTCATGGTCCTGAATCACGGAAAAAAAATTGCTGAGGGTCTGCCGCGGGATATTCAGTCGGATCCTAATGTCATTGAAGCCTATTTAGGAGGACATGCCTATGCTGAAGCTGCAACATATTGA
- a CDS encoding ABC transporter substrate-binding protein, which translates to MGLVLGLSISLFGLTACNSSESSTASGESGSKDGTVNIGFSGPLSGPAAFYGENTLRGLTMAADEINKDGFEVDGKKYKVKIVSLDDKYLPNETGTNARRLVQENKTPIVFVPHSGGVFATQVFNEQENFIIGAYTSEPKIQEQGNKLTLSIPPAYDAYPEPFADYQMERFGKKLALIPTATQYGKDWTDTIKPVWEKKGGEIVFDGSVDFSKETDFFTIMTNALKEKPDVLFVGGPSQPTALLIKQARELGFKGGIMVMDQAKFEEMEPVLGGYEMLEGAIGTLPIKESDASGGQAFVDKYAEVSDGIPTAESAFNYQALHAAVKAMQAAGTVSDPAKIMENMEEGIKNLEGEQMVWHLTGIENNGFDWKTSIYAVEDGKLVNIKK; encoded by the coding sequence ATGGGTCTTGTTCTTGGATTGTCTATTTCTTTATTCGGACTCACAGCCTGCAATTCAAGTGAATCGTCAACTGCTTCGGGAGAATCAGGTTCAAAAGACGGAACAGTCAATATCGGTTTTAGCGGTCCTCTTTCAGGCCCTGCGGCGTTTTACGGGGAAAATACATTAAGAGGTTTAACGATGGCTGCAGATGAAATTAATAAAGATGGTTTTGAAGTAGACGGGAAAAAATACAAAGTAAAAATAGTTTCCCTTGATGACAAATATCTCCCGAATGAAACAGGTACAAACGCACGGAGACTTGTGCAGGAAAACAAGACTCCAATCGTTTTCGTTCCGCACAGCGGAGGGGTTTTCGCAACACAAGTATTTAATGAACAGGAAAATTTCATTATCGGCGCCTATACGAGTGAGCCTAAAATTCAGGAACAGGGAAATAAGCTGACCTTGAGCATTCCTCCGGCTTATGATGCCTATCCAGAGCCGTTTGCAGACTATCAAATGGAGCGTTTTGGGAAGAAGCTTGCTTTAATACCCACAGCTACTCAATACGGAAAAGATTGGACCGATACCATTAAGCCTGTTTGGGAAAAAAAAGGCGGGGAAATCGTGTTTGACGGCTCAGTCGATTTCAGCAAAGAAACAGACTTCTTCACAATCATGACAAATGCCTTAAAAGAAAAGCCAGACGTTCTATTTGTCGGCGGGCCATCTCAGCCAACGGCTCTTCTAATCAAGCAGGCAAGAGAGCTTGGTTTTAAAGGGGGAATTATGGTGATGGATCAGGCGAAATTTGAAGAAATGGAGCCGGTGTTAGGCGGATATGAGATGCTGGAAGGTGCGATTGGGACGCTTCCAATTAAAGAAAGTGACGCATCTGGCGGACAGGCATTTGTTGATAAATATGCAGAAGTGAGTGACGGGATTCCTACTGCAGAGAGTGCGTTTAACTATCAGGCTCTGCATGCAGCTGTAAAAGCCATGCAGGCTGCAGGAACAGTCTCAGATCCGGCTAAAATCATGGAAAACATGGAAGAAGGAATTAAAAACCTAGAAGGCGAGCAGATGGTCTGGCATTTAACAGGCATTGAAAACAATGGATTTGACTGGAAAACTTCTATTTATGCCGTAGAAGATGGAAAGCTTGTCAATATCAAAAAATAA